ACAGCTGCAGCAATAAAGATAGACCAAAATGCATTTGCCTCTTTTGCATGACCATAAAAGGAAGCTGCTCGTCTCTTCCACCAAGCTTCACAAGGAAGATTGGACCCATCATATCTATCATCATCTTTTGTAGATTTTGGAGATTGTGAGATATCTGCATAGAGGTCTGCACCTAGCTCAGGAGGTTCAACTAGATCTGGGATAACTGTATTCCCATCATATGTGGTAGATCCACCAATAGTTGGTTCACTGTGCAAAGAACTAAATTTAGCAGCACTGTAAATATCAGGCTCTTTGTCAACCAGATTTAGCCCTTTGAGGGCTGCTCCTTCTTCAAAGCCTTTGCCACGATCAGATAGACTTTTTCCCCCTTCATCAAACAACTGTATGCCAGGGAATTCATCTCCTTTAGTAAGATCTTTGACACTCcaattatcttcattttttccatCAGAATGACCACCTTTCTCCACATTCGATTCAGGAATCACATCCTCACTTCCATGTTCATTATGGATCTCAGTGTCATCAGGTTCCAACGGCAAATTCTCATGCTGACTAGGTGGAAAGACAAAGTGACCAGACAAAAACATTGCATGAGAAGTTTCCGCTTCATTGCCTTTAAAGGTATTACTCTTGCCATCATCACTcatttcaattccttttggaCCTGGAGCAGCAGCATATGCTGATGCTGTAAGTGAAACAACTTCCCATTCATTTCCACGAGAAGTGGTTTCCTCTCCCTCCTCATTATCCGCCATCTTCAGTAAGTTAGTCTCCTAAATTTCACATTCAGcaacaaaagaaagaacatGTTGTGAATATTAATCCAGTAACATAACTCACAGTAATAGGCAAACCATTACTAATCGATAAAACTACAAATGAAGACCTACagagaagaaattctacaaCCCTTCTCTAAAAGTCTGTTTTGAAGGAAGATAATCCCAGGGTTAAAGTACaaagtaagaaattttttaaggaATATTTGCAATTGAAACTAATAAAATCCCAAGCAATGGGCTgtaaatttattcaaacaatACAAACTGTTAGAAAAATTGTAAGATTCTCAAGTCAATTATAGCAATTCAGATAAAAAATTCTGGTGTCCGTACTGATTCTAGTTAATTAGTTACCCACAGTCAAAAAATCACTTCATAAGAGCCAAAAGCACAAAGAACAACTAAAATCCTGAAATTAATAAACACACTGCAGATAAAGGACAGGTTACATTTCGTTTGCCTGTTGTCAAAACTGATGAAAGGAAATTTAAAGCTTACCATTTCTTGTTGCTTATTATGACaaactaaaaacttaaaaaaatttaaaaagtagttgtgtaatttaaagattttttttaagaagaaatttatttcttagAAACCAAAACAGTGAAATtacaagcttttttttttttcatattttctgaaacatgaatatatcatactaatcaaataaaatatataaacaaaggTGACGTTTAATAATTGGAAAAACTTATGCTTTCTTTGGTCGCATAGCAAAAGTAAAAAACCAGGAACTAAAATTCTGGATCTTAGATTTTCCTTTGACTGGAACCAGTCGAGGCGACCTAATCCTGAAtttcaaaacaacaaaaaacatgaaattcaaaattgtcaatcttttttaattaacaattttgtcatcaaccaaacagagaaattaaaatcaaacaaacaaaccaaaacATAACTCCAATATACTAAAGCCTAGATTCGATTTCCTTtcatcctcttttcttttccactGCTTTCTACGAAACCAAACAGAGGaattaaaccaaaatcaaaatccCCAAACCCCAACCAAAACCAACCGGTTACATGAAAACACGCACAGATCGAAAAATAATCAGAATCACAACCAAAAAAAGCCTAAATCAGAcgtataaaatcaaatcaaatacaatcaaacatcaatcatcatcaaacaaaacaaacagCTCCGATTTCACAACAAACAAACCATTAAACAAGAGATTAATCAATAACCAGCACTTACAAAACTATCTAGTCTATTCCGGGAGGAACGATGATCGGAGGTTACGATTACGATTCCGGTGAGATCGAGACTGTCTAGAGAAATGTAAAGGAATGGATTTATACCGAGATTTCGTGCAGGAGATAAAGGAACCGGAAATGCCGGTGAATATGGAACTGAGTGAGTTAGTTTTACCGGGTAACGCAGGTTATGCACGTCGTGTTATGAGATAATATCTAGTGGCTCCGTACAGAGGAGGTTGTGGTGACCGGTGTTAAAAGGTAAAGGAGTTTCATGCGTTTGCGTGCGAGACGGGTGAGTTATTGTGGTGTTACGGTGTTACGCGGCTCAGTTTTGTAGCGTGAACGCGCAAAGGATTGAGTTAATAACTTTTGGCCTACGTTTttgtaaatgaataaaaataaaaaatttgaaaatactaAATTCGcgttgataatattttaaatatataaatgtatatttgaaaatatttgaaatatatttttatttcaaattttaaaattagaaaagatACAACTTGTGtgctataaaaatttaaaatttgataatattttaaataatttatttcatgctCATTTTATTCATGTAACACATTTTGTTCATGTAaagcattttattttgtttggataaaatttattttgttttgtttggttataagattatgtttggtatgttttattatagaaaatttataagaagggattttttttttttctaaatgttggtctttttctttcctcttcaaattattttcctcTAACAAGATAtaatcttatttgtttatttatttattattaatattatattttaaaaagtacaaataaaatgaatgtaTTTTCCCATATATCTAAAGAGATTTGTGATTTGtataaaatcaaactaatttaaactatttgaggttttaaaaaatacttcaaatctaaaagatatttttatttaaagtctgTTTAACATTAATTTTagtaaatcattttcaatatttttaatatttgaaattttttattattcaattattaaaaatattaaaaatgtttcttaaaatcactactaaacgaACTCTTAGtagggttttaaaaaatatttctattttaaaaaataatttatagaaaaagaaaaaaagcctTATCAAACTTTAGGTAAtgctttaaaatatttgaaaaattaataataatgattccTAAAAATGCATTGAATAagtaattatttcaaaaatatttttagaaaaaatgttttaaataaaatgcatgtttattaatttaattaaaaaggtgatgtcatattatttgtttaataaataagattttaattatatcacgattataaaaaagattttctaatttatagtATTTCTTAAGAACCTTAACTCGATGTGACATGGACCCGAAATTGCATTATTCGTTGGGCCCGGATCTGTCtctaaaattataaagaaattattattttttcttttcaggaAACAACGATTGAGAGCatcaattttcttctttgtagTGGACATGGCCCAAACAAGAACCTTTCCTTTTggtattattatatttgttgaaAATGTTCCAAAAGGACtcctatcattttttaaattgaatatccaatcgtttttttttttctttttttcttttttttttttatatttgaatatatatattttttcaaataaccttCATCCTGATCCTAACttgttttttcaacttaaatatGTTGCTTTGATATTTGCTTAATCATATTTAACAACATACCATCAATGTTTTGTTTTGCTGATATACCTAATATAGGAAAAAATGTAATTCTGCAtggtattttggtaattcttcataaaaattcttcaaaattgaaaaaaaatggtatgtttggttttaaaaagaaaaaaatattttaaaaaataaatttttatttaatttctttatgaaaaatgtgaaaaaaaattaaatacaattaaaattacttcaaaatttatacattttaaaataatttaatatccaaaaataaataaaatgatgagtttgaaataaaatataaaaataatttattgattttaaatataataatatgataCCATAACACATCATAATTCCATATCCTAATACATCATAGTTCCACAATATACAACAATTAGAGAGTTCTACATAAAAAGTTTGCAACAAAGCGAAGAATGAACTTATTCATTAATCATTGAAATCTTATAGGATCATATTATAAAAGCTTACTTTGCTTATAATATATATTGTCCTCGACGGAACAGAGGATGTGGACCAACCGCAACCTGAATAAAGAACATATACAAGTTTagattaatcaattaaccctaTGTTTGTTGGTTGAAATTTGAggtaaatgtaaaaaaaaaaaaaaaaaaaattaacaaggaaaaaaagattttcatataaatattatgactATTTGAAATAGCTTTTCTAAGCAACAAgcttttagaataatttttggaaattttttaatgatgttttattaaaaaaaaaatcatttggaaaccaataatatttttaaccattgttttatatttttaaataaattttaaaaatatacatgtagtattttatttttaatttatttatgtaattattatttttaaataataataagaaaactgAAAAtacttgttttttgtttttaaaaacaaagaaatatttttggaaacaattatcatgttatacataattcaaaattaaatttttttttttagtaaaaatgatgtgggaagaaagaaaagaagagagagagaaagggatgGTAATGGTCACAATTTTCAAGCCACATGGAGTTCCACATCCAGAACAGGAAACATTGGTCAGTGTCATCTGGGTGCTCCCCTCCTGACCAGCAACTGAAATCAATGTCGTAAATGGATTTTCCACTCTTTCTTCCCAGTACACATTGGAACTGCAATTTACATTGCATGAATATGATAATTTCTCCATAAAATTGTATCAAttaaatcatgatttttttttttaaataataataattattctcGAGAATccataagaagaagaaaggaatgaAAATCTTACGCTCTATCGAAGAGCCAAGCATTCTCGTAAGGTTGAGGTAGATTAAAGATCTGCAAACAAAAATGAAGACCAGagttaaagaaagaaaaaaagaaagaagaaaagaaagtaagtaagaaagaaaatacatttCCAAGATTCTGTGTGAGAGATTGAAAGCGTGTTGAGCAGAAGTGACACTCCAAAACCAAGTTGGGCATGTTGGCCATTTTCAGAACAATTAACTTCTCCTGATcaagaaagaaatataatatGCATAGATAGGGTTGTTTGGATGTCGAGAAAATGTCGTAAACCAAGCTttggaaaaatcaaatgaaagaaaGCGAGAAGGTACCTGATTGTAATTCAGACCTTTCGTACTTCACGTCTCTATACAGTCaaacacacaaaagaaaaaggtaaataaagATATTGgatttaagaacaaaaatgaaaaagatgtaggattgatgaagaagaagaccaacAATCGAAGTGAAAGAACGAAGGAGAAACTGAGAGGGAAGCCTCTTCAACTTTCCCTAGAAAGCCagagaatgaaagagaaaatgtgaGAGAGTGGGCGGGAGAGTTGGGTTTTTATATAGAAACAATTACTcactaaattttgttttttttttttttcaatttttgaaaattgatattccattttcatttatttcagcATTTACggagaaaatttattatatagacATTTTAAGAATTAGgtataagataaaatttattatattttcggATTTTTCCTATAATTTCTCATAATATAAAAGAACAATTCAAGTACAtgttggtaattaattaggtaaatatataacattattgataaaaaataagttaaattttggAGTGtttagtaaattaacttaataacttaatttaaatcattaagtaaattaattatatttggtaaaataatgtaaaagtattacttaaaattcaaaataaatttaaatattagataaaaaataattaatttatatttagaataaaaattaagtaataagttttaagtaatTTAAACATCGATTAacttaaataaatgaataataaacagtaaattttatcaaacacttccTAAGTGTTAGTTtagaaagattttttattttttgcttttaaattaaaaatagtaataattttagtaatagtttttatataggatacaaaatttttaaaaatttacattgaaaaagtagtaattttaaaatttgttttaaaagatttttactatcttaaattttaaatttttttaaagtataaatatatatttttggtataaaatgttttacttttacataaaaaataaaaaaaataaaaaaataataattatacatgATAGTACTTTTGAacatagagaaatatatatatatatatatatatatatggaaatagATTGGAGTATAGGTGGAGTTTTATCCTCATTCATACATGAAAATAGAAGAATGGTAATATGCAgtttgtgaaaattatttaaattttattttaagtattaatgtTGTTAGATAaatctaaatcatcaaattaagtattaaggttgttagataaatttaaattatcaaattgatatatttatccttataaattataaaatggaTAAAAGATCTTGAGTAACCATGAAGGTCACGGAGTAGTAAAAAAGATTGACTAATAACGAAGGTTGTGAAATAATAAAAGACACCATGAAGGTAATTATGACAAATATgcgtgaaaaaattaaaatgaaaatatgaacttaaaaacaatttaattatttttatttattacttaaagtttttttatttaaattttaagttatactattaagttatttaatcaaaaatattttatttattttatgacttaaattaagttattaagtcattttaaattattaagttggtttatcaaacacccactAAAGTAATgccttttttttcattctaaataaaacttaatgcaGAACattgtttaatagtgttaaatattaagttatttttttaaaatattttatttttattaagtattaagaagtaaaacaaaaccaacaaattaattttagtattaaGAGGAGCCaattttggtgttttttcatttagtAAAAAAGCAAGTTgcttttaaaatgtataaaagcaaattatgttgttaaaatttgaaataaaaaattgcaatacctttatttttttttaaattatgttgttaaaatttgaaaatagaaagtaaAATTGGATAACAAACAtgtttcaaatcaaaatttttattgactaaaaaatgacaacaaaatttataactgaGCCTATTTGGGAATTGTTTTACAAACTCAAAAATGcgtttgacaatttttttgacaaaaacaactttttgaaaatttgttctaaaaacaaGGTGTTTtctaataacatatttaattgttttaaattgttttcacttgttttctagagttttttttttaaaaaaataattatacaaatacgaagaattattgaaaataaaacattacaaataaaagtaatttttaagaaatatttggaaacacaaaaaacttgttGAAAATATTCCAAATCTTCAAATAGACTTGTGCTATAGAAactattagaaaattatttttgaaaaatgttctcaataactgtttttttaataactatttttgaaaactattctcaagAATTATTTCATGAGAACTATTTTTGGAACTGTTTTTGGAAATGTTCCCAAACATGACATCATTATCCACAGATCTTTTATTGACTGGGAACAAAAATGGATCTCTCCCAACAACAAATACTCCATGAcattacttataaaaaatatatatatatctccaTGACAGAAATCCTAATCTGCAATATCCAGCAGATCAAAACTAATGCAACATTGACAATAATCCAAACTGCCAGAGACTCAAATGATCCTTGAGAAGGGCAGATAACTATGGCAGGATTAAATGATCTCAATCAACAAAATCTGCCTGCCGCCTTGGGTTAAGTCTTCAAACACAAGAACTAAATGTGCTGGTGCCAACCTATGGCCCGAACCATGAAAGCAtgaattcattatattttttgcCTGATATACACACCCATAGGGGGAAATGAAATTACAGAGATCAGAGAGGTTGACAACTACACTCTGATGTCCTATGAGCCTGTCTAGTAAGCCTCTTATGTTTCCATCTTCCACGCAACCTCTACTTTGTCCTAAATCAAAGGCTTGGACCCATTTAATCACAAAAAAGTTCAGCACATATTATGCCCCTTTTCATGGGTTTGCGTGCGAGACGGGTGAGTTATTGTGGTGTTACGGTGTTACGCGGCTCAGTTTTGTAGCGTGAACGCGCAAAGGATTGAGTTAATAACTTTTGGCATACGTTTttgtaaatgaataaaaataaaaaatttgaaaatactaAATTCGcgttgataatattttaaatatataaatgtatatttgaaaatatttgaaatgtatttttatttcaaattttaaaattagaaaaggtACAACTTGTGtgctataaaaatttaaaatttgataatattttaaataatttatttcatgctCATTTTATTCATGTAACACATTTTGTTCATGTAaagcattttattttgtttggttatACATAGAAAAGTTgaggataaaatttattttgttttgtttggttataaggttatgtttggtatGTTTTATTACAGAAAATTTATAagaagggattttttttttttctaaatgttggtcttttttttttcctcttcaaattattttcctcTAACAAGATAtaatcttatttgtttatttatttattactaatattatatttcaaaaaataaaaataaaatggatgtgTTTTCTCGTAGATGTAAAAAGATTTGTTTTAGTGCAATATGAACagagttaaagaattttttttattagaatgtAAATATGgttaagaattaaattatttattttgtttaatatttgaatggtattaaatttgtttatttttacatgttttaaaattctaataataaaattaatatatatatatatatttattttatataattccgataagaaattaaggataaatttttctaaatgatTAATTTAATACATTTCTAAATGTTCACAATACCAAAACTTATTACAATAACaagtttataataattaattatgcaattaatta
The sequence above is drawn from the Vitis riparia cultivar Riparia Gloire de Montpellier isolate 1030 chromosome 15, EGFV_Vit.rip_1.0, whole genome shotgun sequence genome and encodes:
- the LOC117932308 gene encoding ATG8-interacting protein 1; the protein is MADNEEGEETTSRGNEWEVVSLTASAYAAAPGPKGIEMSDDGKSNTFKGNEAETSHAMFLSGHFVFPPSQHENLPLEPDDTEIHNEHGSEDVIPESNVEKGGHSDGKNEDNWSVKDLTKGDEFPGIQLFDEGGKSLSDRGKGFEEGAALKGLNLVDKEPDIYSAAKFSSLHSEPTIGGSTTYDGNTVIPDLVEPPELGADLYADISQSPKSTKDDDRYDGSNLPCEAWWKRRAASFYGHAKEANAFWSIFIAAAVMGLVILGQRWQHERWQVLQLKWQFGVNDEKMGRMLGPIIRLKDVIVGGNRRGSFIRGSSTSGNR
- the LOC117931838 gene encoding uncharacterized protein LOC117931838, yielding MPNLVLECHFCSTRFQSLTQNLGNIFNLPQPYENAWLFDRASNVYWEERVENPFTTLISVAGQEGSTQMTLTNVSCSGCGTPCGLKIVAVGPHPLFRRGQYIL